The Verrucomicrobiia bacterium DNA window CCGTCGAAACCACCGTCACAGGAATGCCGTATTTGGCGTAGTCCCAAAATCCCACCTCCACATGCTTCCGCGCTGACTCCACCACAATCAAATTGGCCACCGACCCCAGCAGCGTCAGGTTGCCCGCAAACGTCGTCGCCAGCGCCATCACCTTCCACATCAGCTCCGGATGCGCAAACTGCGGCATCCACTTCCCCGCCACCAGCACAAACGGCACGTTGGAAAATATGTTGGAGCCTGCCACGCTGAACCACGCAAAATTCCACGCCTGGCTGTTCACCGTCTGCCCAAACAACGGCCGCAGCCGCTCATAAATCTGATCCGGCAGCCCCGTGCTGTTCAAGCCCTCCACCACCACAAACAACGCCGCAAAAAAAACCAGCAAATGCCAGTCCACCTGCTTCAACGCCTCGTGCGTGTCCCGCCGCCCCAGCACCATCACCACCGCCCCGCCCCCCAGCGCCGTCCACGCCAGATCCAGCCCCGCCAGAAAGCCCCCAAACACCAGCGCCAAAGTAATGCCACAAACGGCCGTCAACCGCCGGTCCAGTGGCGGCGGCGGCTCCGCCGGCACCGTGATGCGGGCGTCCTTCAACACCTTCCGAAATCCCACACTCAACGTGATATACGCCATCGCCACCCCCAGCACCGCCACCGGAATCATGGACGCCGCAAACCGCGCAAACGGAATCTTGGATTGCAGCCCGATGATCATGTTCTGCGGATTCCCCACCAGCGTGGCCACGCTCCCCAAATTGGCGCTCATCGCCAAAGCCAGCAGGTACGGCACCAGCGGCAACCCACCCCGCACCATCACCCGCACCACCAGCGGCGTCAGCATCAGGCACACCGTGTCGTTCACCAGCAACGCCGACAACACCCCCGACGCCGTGATCAAATACAGCAGCAACCGCTGCGGCGTCCGCGCCACCCGCAGTATCCAGTCCGCCGCCCAGTCAAAAAAACCGGCCATGTACAAATAGGCCGAAATCAACATCATCCCCAGCAGCAGCACCAGCGTGTTGTAATCCACCGCCCGGTACGCCTCCTCCGGCGTCATCACCCCCCCCGCCACCATCAACACCGTCCCCAGCAACGCCGCCGCCGGACGGTTCAACGGCAGAATCTTCAACCGCCGCCCGCTGATCAGCAGATACGTAAAGGCAAATACTAAAATCGCGATCAATTCGCGCCGCGTTTGCTCGTCCATGGATGCGCTCCTCGGTTTGCTCGCCCCAACCCCGCCCGCCCAGCCGCCCCCTTATGGCCCCTCCGGCCGCAGCCGCACCTGCACCTTGGGATATTTGGATTTCACCCGCGGCGGCGCCGCCGCCTGCTTCTCCGCCTCCGTCGCCCGCTCGATGAACTCCATCTGGCTCCGATGCGCCGCCTCCCCCGGCGCGCGCGACGCCCGCTGGTACTGCCCATCCGGCAGCAACACGCTCGCCTTCACGTTGTCCCGCAACGGCAACGCCAGAATCTCCTGGATGATCCGCTCCCGCAAATTCCCGTCCTCCACCGGCCACATCACCTCAATCCGCTTGTAAAAATTGCGCGGCATCCAGTCCGCGCTGCTCAAATAAACCTCCGGCTGGCACGCGTTCTCAAAGTAAAACACCCGGCTGTGCTCCAGAAAACGATCCACAATGCTCCGCACCC harbors:
- a CDS encoding anion transporter, which codes for MDEQTRRELIAILVFAFTYLLISGRRLKILPLNRPAAALLGTVLMVAGGVMTPEEAYRAVDYNTLVLLLGMMLISAYLYMAGFFDWAADWILRVARTPQRLLLYLITASGVLSALLVNDTVCLMLTPLVVRVMVRGGLPLVPYLLALAMSANLGSVATLVGNPQNMIIGLQSKIPFARFAASMIPVAVLGVAMAYITLSVGFRKVLKDARITVPAEPPPPLDRRLTAVCGITLALVFGGFLAGLDLAWTALGGGAVVMVLGRRDTHEALKQVDWHLLVFFAALFVVVEGLNSTGLPDQIYERLRPLFGQTVNSQAWNFAWFSVAGSNIFSNVPFVLVAGKWMPQFAHPELMWKVMALATTFAGNLTLLGSVANLIVVESARKHVEVGFWDYAKYGIPVTVVSTVAGMALLLWWH